Proteins encoded by one window of Arabidopsis thaliana chromosome 2, partial sequence:
- the NAI1 gene encoding basic helix-loop-helix (bHLH) DNA-binding superfamily protein (NAI1; FUNCTIONS IN: DNA binding, sequence-specific DNA binding transcription factor activity; INVOLVED IN: regulation of transcription; LOCATED IN: nucleus; EXPRESSED IN: 6 plant structures; EXPRESSED DURING: 4 anthesis; CONTAINS InterPro DOMAIN/s: Helix-loop-helix DNA-binding domain (InterPro:IPR001092), Helix-loop-helix DNA-binding (InterPro:IPR011598); BEST Arabidopsis thaliana protein match is: basic helix-loop-helix (bHLH) DNA-binding superfamily protein (TAIR:AT2G22760.1); Has 3457 Blast hits to 3451 proteins in 191 species: Archae - 0; Bacteria - 0; Metazoa - 118; Fungi - 69; Plants - 3252; Viruses - 0; Other Eukaryotes - 18 (source: NCBI BLink).) codes for MDDSSFMDLMIDTDEYLIDDWESDFPICGETNTNPGSESGSGTGFELLAERPTKQMKTNNNMNSTSSSPSSSSSSGSRTSQVISFGSPDTKTNPVETSLNFSNQVSMDQKVGSKRKDCVNNGGRREPHLLKEHVLAERKRRQKLNERLIALSALLPGLKKTDKATVLEDAIKHLKQLQERVKKLEEERVVTKKMDQSIILVKRSQVYLDDDSSSYSSTCSAASPLSSSSDEVSIFKQTMPMIEARVSDRDLLIRVHCEKNKGCMIKILSSLEKFRLEVVNSFTLPFGNSTLVITILTKMDNKFSRPVEEVVKNIRVALAE; via the exons ATGGATGATTCAAGCTTTATGGATTTGATGATCGACACTGACGAGTATCTGATCGATGACTGGGAATCCGATTTCCCGATATGCGGGGAAACTAACACCAACCCCGGTTCCGAGTCTGGATCTGGAACCGGGTTTGAGTTGCTAGCAGAAAGACCAACGAAGCAAATgaaaaccaacaacaacatgaattcaacatcttcttctccgtcgtcttcttcttcttctggttctCGCACGTCACAAGTGATCTCATTTGGGTCTCCAGACACGAAAACCAACCCGGTCGAGACATCTTTGAACTTCTCCAACCAAGTAAGCATGGATCAGAAAGTGGGGtcgaaaagaaaagattgtgttaacaatggaggaagaagagaaccaCATCTATTGAAAGAACATGTTTTGGCTGAACGAAAACGTCGACAAAAGCTCAACGAGCGTTTGATTGCTCTCTCTGCTCTTCTTCCTGGCCTCAAAAAG aCGGACAAGGCAACAGTTCTTGAAGATGCCATCAAACATTTGAAACAACTTCAAGAGCGGGTAAAGAAGCTGGAGGAGGAGCGAGTGGTGACCAAGAAAATGGATCAATCAATTATATTGGTGAAGAGATCTCAAGTGTATTTAGATGATGATTCTTCATCTTATTCTTCTACTTGCTCTGCTGCGTCtcctctgtcttcttcttcggacGAAGTTTCGATCTTCAAACAAACAATGCCTATGATCGAAGCCCGAGTTTCAGACAGAGATTTGTTGATTAGAGTCCATTGTGAGAAGAACAAAGGGTGTATGATTAAGATCTTAAGTTCCTTGGAGAAGTTTCGTCTTGAAGTAGTCAATAGCTTCACTTTACCATTTGGAAATTCAACTCTCGTTATAACCATTCTCACTAAG ATGGACAACAAATTTTCTCGACCAGTTGAAGAAGTGGTGAAGAACATAAGAGTTGCGTTAGctgaataa
- the PMDH1 gene encoding peroxisomal NAD-malate dehydrogenase 1 (peroxisomal NAD-malate dehydrogenase 1 (PMDH1); FUNCTIONS IN: in 6 functions; INVOLVED IN: regulation of fatty acid beta-oxidation, regulation of photorespiration; LOCATED IN: chloroplast, peroxisome; EXPRESSED IN: 22 plant structures; EXPRESSED DURING: 14 growth stages; CONTAINS InterPro DOMAIN/s: Lactate/malate dehydrogenase, N-terminal (InterPro:IPR001236), Lactate/malate dehydrogenase, C-terminal (InterPro:IPR022383), NAD(P)-binding domain (InterPro:IPR016040), Malate dehydrogenase, NAD-dependent, eukaryote/gamma proteobacteria (InterPro:IPR010097), L-lactate/malate dehydrogenase (InterPro:IPR001557), Malate dehydrogenase, active site (InterPro:IPR001252), Lactate dehydrogenase/glycoside hydrolase, family 4, C-terminal (InterPro:IPR015955); BEST Arabidopsis thaliana protein match is: peroxisomal NAD-malate dehydrogenase 2 (TAIR:AT5G09660.1); Has 16991 Blast hits to 16989 proteins in 5457 species: Archae - 237; Bacteria - 11827; Metazoa - 1259; Fungi - 489; Plants - 758; Viruses - 0; Other Eukaryotes - 2421 (source: NCBI BLink).), with translation MDPNQRIARISAHLNPPNLHNQIADGSGLNRVACRAKGGSPGFKVAILGAAGGIGQPLAMLMKMNPLVSVLHLYDVANAPGVTADISHMDTSAVVRGFLGQPQLEEALTGMDLVIIPAGVPRKPGMTRDDLFNINAGIVRTLSEAIAKCCPKAIVNIISNPVNSTVPIAAEVFKKAGTFDPKKLMGVTMLDVVRANTFVAEVMSLDPREVEVPVVGGHAGVTILPLLSQVKPPCSFTQKEIEYLTDRIQNGGTEVVEAKAGAGSATLSMAYAAVEFADACLRGLRGDANIVECAYVASHVTELPFFASKVRLGRCGIDEVYGLGPLNEYERMGLEKAKKELSVSIHKGVTFAKK, from the exons ATGGATCCAAACCAACGTATCGCGAGAATCTCTGCTCATCTCAATCCTCCTAATCTTCATAATCAG ATTGCTGACGGGTCAGGTTTGAATCGGGTGGCTTGTCGGGCAAAAGGTGGATCACCCGGATTCAAAGTGGCGATACTTGGAGCAGCTGGTGGAATTGGACAACCTCTTGcgatgttgatgaagatgaatccTTTGGTTTCGGTTCTTCATCTCTATGATGTTGCTAATGCTCCTGGTGTTACTGCTGATATTAGTCATATGGATACTAGTGCCGTT GTTCGTGGATTTCTCGGGCAGCCGCAGTTAGAGGAAGCACTTACGGGTATGGATTTAGTGATCATACCTGCTGGTGTTCCGAGGAAACCAGGGATGACGAGGGATGATCTGTTTAACATTAATGCTGGGATTGTGAGGACACTCTCTGAAGCTATAGCTAAATGTTGTCCTAAAGCAATTGTGAATATAATCAGTAATCCGGTGAACTCCACGGTGCCAATCGCAGCTGAGGTTTTCAAGAAAGCTGGAACCTTTGATCCAAAGAAACTCATGGGTGTCACTATGCTTGATGTTGTTAGAGCTAATACCTTTGTG GCGGAAGTAATGAGTCTTGATCCCCGTGAAGTTGAAGTTCCGGTTGTTGGAGGACACGCAGGAGTTACGATTTTACCACTGCTTTCGCAG GTGAAACCTCCTTGCTCGTTCACTCAAAAAGAGATTGAATATCTCACAGACCGCATCCAAAACGGTGGCACTGAAGTTGTTGAG GCTAAAGCTGGAGCAGGTTCTGCAACACTATCCATG GCATATGCAGCAGTGGAGTTTGCAGATGCTTGCCTCAGGGGTCTACGAGGTGATGCAAACATCGTTGAGTGCGCATATGTGGCATCCCAT GTGACTGAGCTTCCCTTCTTCGCATCGAAGGTGCGTCTGGGACGATGTGGGATCGATGAAGTGTACGGCCTTGGACCATTGAACGAATATGAGAG GATGGGATTAGAGAAGGCAAAGAAAGAGCTTTCAGTAAGTATTCATAAAGGTGTTACCTTTGCGAAGAAATAA